The sequence CTGCTATAAATGCGATGATGAAGCAGGTTGTTGCTGCTAAGAGGGTTGGGATCATCAATACTCCAAACCAGCCTACGTATAGCCGATTATCTGTTGATGTTACCCAGTTGCAAAACCGCTCCCACAATGATGCGCTTTCGCGTCTTTGTAGAGTTGTTGTCATATCTATGATTGCTTTTTGTCGTTATCTAAACCCAAAAAGGGTAGGAATATTTCCTTATTTATTAGCTTAAATGCTTCATTGAGATTTGTAAATCTTTTAAATATAAGCTTTCCTTATGAAAAATATTTATTTTTCTTTTAGGGTTAGCTGATTGCAAAGCGAGTTAGTAGAGATATTTGGTGAGTTCGTAACTAGGGGTTGTTAGCCCCGAATAAAAAACTGTGGAGTCTGGTTAATAACTAGTTGTGTTGACTACATCAGCCAGGAGGCCAATTCATATGCCTTCCACCTAAAATATGGAGGTGTAAATGATACACCGTTTGACCGCCATCGGGTCCAGTGTTGATGACTACACGATAACCATTTTCTAGCCCCGCTTGCTGTGCGACACGCTTTGCTGTTAGTAGCAGATGTCCCATCAATGCATGATCTTTTGATTCAGCATCGGCTAATTTTGCGATCGGTTCTTTAGGAATAACAAGGATGTGTACTGGGGCTTGCGGATTAACATCCTTAAAAGCAAGTGCTAGGTCGTCTTCATAAACGATATCAGCGGGGATTTCTCGCCGGATAATTCTGCTGAAAATAGTTTCTGTGATTTCACTCATACTGATCTACGTTTAATTCTGCTAGAGATTTAAAGGGTTATTGTTCTGGAATAAATAGTACTAATGTTAGCGCGGGTTTGGAGTGCATCAATTGTCGGTATTGATGCTTTGAAGGTGGGTGTAGAAATCGATGTAGCTGGTGGATTACCAGGAATTGTTGTTGTAGGACTACCTGACACAGCAGTACAAGAATCACGCGAAAGAGTGAAAACAGCGCTCAAGAATGCTGGATATGCTTTTCCCATGCGTAAAATTGTGATTAACTTAACACCTGCTGATGTGCGCAAAGAAGGACCAAGTTTTGATTTACCAATTAGTGTTGGTATTTTAGCGGCGTCAGAGCAGATTAGCGCTCAACTATTAGGAGATTATCTATTTCTAGGTGAAGTTTCGCTTGATGGTTCGCTACGCCCTATTGCTGGAGTATTACCTATTGCGGCTGCTGCACATAAATTAGGCATTGCAGGTTTGGTTGTTCCTGCCGATAATGCTCAAGAAGCTGCACTAATCAAAAATTTGGCAGTATATGGTTTTAAGCATTTATCTGAAGTTTCTCATTTTCTAAATAATCCAGAGCGATATCAACCAGTGCAGAGCAATATACAGCAGTTGAGTAAGACGCGCTCGTACAGTGGGGATTTAAAAGACGTCAAAGGTCAAGCTCATGCACGCAGGGCATTAGAAATTGCCGCCGCAGGAGGACACAACTTAATTTTTGTAGGACCTCCAGGTAGTGGAAAAACAATGCTAGCTCGCCGTTTATCAGGGATTTTACCACCTTTGAGTTTTGCTGAAGCTTTGGAAGCAACACAAATTTACTCAGTCGCTGGATTACTAAAAAATCATGGTTCTTTGGTAAACGATCGCCCTTTTCGGAGTCCACATCATTCGGCTTCTGGTCCCTCACTTGTCGGTGGTGGTAGCTTTCCCCGCCCTGGAGAAATTTCACTAGCGCATCATGGTGTCCTGTTCTTAGATGAACTAACAGAATTTAAACGTGATGTCTTAGAATTCTTGCGCCAGCCGCTTGAAGATGGCTATGTGACTGTATCGCGGACGAGGCAATCTGTCGTTTTTCCAGCACAGTTTACTCTAGTTGCGAGTACAAATCCTTGTCCGTGTGGTTATTATGGCGACTCAATTCAACCATGTACCTGTTCGCCACGACAAAGAGAGCAGTATTGGGCAAAACTTTCGGGTCCATTGATGGATCGCATTGATTTACAAGTTGCTGTAAATCGCTTGAAACCAGAAGAAATTACGCAGCAGTCTACTGGAGAAAATTCAGATAGTGTGAGACAAAGAGTACAAGCTGCACGGAACCGCGCACTACAACGCTTCGATTCAGAAATTCGTTGTAATGCTGCTATGCAAAGTAGCCATCTGAAAACTTGGTGTCAGTTAGATGCAACTACATCTACTTTACTTGAAGGAGCAATTAGAAAATTAGGCTTATCCGCACGAGCAAGCGATCGCATCCTCAAAGTTGCTCGTACGATCGCTGACTTGGCTGGCGATGAGAATTTGCAAGTTCATCATGTTGCTGAAGCAATTCAGTATCGTACTATTGATAGAATGCAGTGAATTATTATTAACACAACTCCATATGTATAAATCGGCTCTCTCATCCTAAATCCTGGATTCGCCCCGTTACCCAATTCTAGAGATAAAATCGAACTTAAGAGTGTGGGTTCATCACACTTCGTTTAGGGAGTCGCAGGGAGTCTGCAATTCTTACAATGAAAACGGATGTGAGTGGGTTGGATTCCTGCAAGCTTACACTATTTAGCGACTGTTCGGCGAACATTGTGTGAGATAAATCAATGCTTCGTGTTGCTTGGTCGAGATTGATAGCGCGGCGATTCTGCATAAATTCTCTAGAGTCTGGCTTTTCCCAAATAGGTTGTATGCGCAGTAATACGATACGTTATCTCTGTACAAAAATGATGCCAAAACAATTGATAAATTGGCATGACCAAATGTAGTGACCTACAACTAAGTAAAGTTTGAGCCATTTGATTTAAGCACTTAAGTTAGAAGCTACAGCAAAAACTGTAGCTATTGAGCAGACAATTAAGTAAAAACTCAGAATAAACACTTAAGGCTAGCTAGCACGCTGATGTAGCCAGGAGACTAGTTGTGCCATTTGTTTTTTTAACTGATTAATTTCTGCTTGCATTTTTGTAACTTTTTCAGTTAGAATTTCCAGCTCACTTGTCTTTGTATCTTCTATGGAAGCTTGTATAACAGTAGTATTGCTAGTAACTGATTTACGTGGCAGCTTTGCTTTGTACATTGCTGACTTAATTGCTGCAATTAATTCTTTTTGTTCAAAAGGCTTAGAGACAAACTCAAAATATTCAAAAGGTTCCTGAATTTTCTCTATGACTTCTTCCTTACGTCCAGACATTAAAACAAGAGGGATTTTTTGCCAAGTATTATTTTGTTGAATTTGTTGAAAAACT is a genomic window of Gloeocapsopsis sp. IPPAS B-1203 containing:
- a CDS encoding histidine triad nucleotide-binding protein encodes the protein MTETIFSRIIRREIPADIVYEDDLALAFKDVNPQAPVHILVIPKEPIAKLADAESKDHALMGHLLLTAKRVAQQAGLENGYRVVINTGPDGGQTVYHLHLHILGGRHMNWPPG
- a CDS encoding YifB family Mg chelatase-like AAA ATPase, whose translation is MLARVWSASIVGIDALKVGVEIDVAGGLPGIVVVGLPDTAVQESRERVKTALKNAGYAFPMRKIVINLTPADVRKEGPSFDLPISVGILAASEQISAQLLGDYLFLGEVSLDGSLRPIAGVLPIAAAAHKLGIAGLVVPADNAQEAALIKNLAVYGFKHLSEVSHFLNNPERYQPVQSNIQQLSKTRSYSGDLKDVKGQAHARRALEIAAAGGHNLIFVGPPGSGKTMLARRLSGILPPLSFAEALEATQIYSVAGLLKNHGSLVNDRPFRSPHHSASGPSLVGGGSFPRPGEISLAHHGVLFLDELTEFKRDVLEFLRQPLEDGYVTVSRTRQSVVFPAQFTLVASTNPCPCGYYGDSIQPCTCSPRQREQYWAKLSGPLMDRIDLQVAVNRLKPEEITQQSTGENSDSVRQRVQAARNRALQRFDSEIRCNAAMQSSHLKTWCQLDATTSTLLEGAIRKLGLSARASDRILKVARTIADLAGDENLQVHHVAEAIQYRTIDRMQ
- a CDS encoding response regulator gives rise to the protein MASNKILVIDDSRVIRARVKEMLPPGNFEILEARDGVEGIKLISQESLSLIMLDFLLPKLSGWEVFQQIQQNNTWQKIPLVLMSGRKEEVIEKIQEPFEYFEFVSKPFEQKELIAAIKSAMYKAKLPRKSVTSNTTVIQASIEDTKTSELEILTEKVTKMQAEINQLKKQMAQLVSWLHQRAS